A region from the Brevibacterium paucivorans genome encodes:
- a CDS encoding asparaginase: MTTHSDSQPSSARATLTLDHAAELAIVERSGFIESRHAGVAVVVDPDGAEVVSLGDPTAPVLTRSCLKPLQAIAVLETGVALNGPELVLASASHRAESRHIDVVERMLREAGLTATDLQCPSVLPADPTNRRRVGDNPSPVFFNCSGKHAAFLAAQVHAGEPTDAYLDPDSFIQQRVRETVTEYCGEAPAFTGIDGCGAPVHAVSLTALARGVSHVTAGRTLPGKKLVQAVLDNPWAIQGQGKANTVAIEQLGVFAKFGAEGVLVMGTREGYCVAVKALDGSGRATTFVALELLAHIGALDAREVLKVLPHVTPAITGGTNPDGTTRTVGSISAGADLYAVLQGHA, encoded by the coding sequence GTGACTACACACTCTGATTCTCAACCGTCATCTGCACGCGCGACGCTGACACTGGACCACGCAGCCGAACTCGCCATTGTCGAGCGAAGTGGCTTCATCGAGTCGCGTCACGCGGGAGTCGCCGTGGTCGTGGACCCAGACGGGGCGGAAGTTGTGAGCTTGGGCGATCCCACCGCCCCTGTTCTTACCCGCAGTTGCCTCAAGCCGCTCCAGGCGATTGCAGTGTTGGAAACAGGCGTTGCCCTCAACGGGCCTGAACTTGTGTTGGCAAGCGCCTCCCACCGGGCCGAATCGCGCCACATCGACGTGGTTGAGCGGATGCTTCGCGAGGCCGGTCTCACCGCTACTGACCTGCAGTGCCCCAGTGTTCTCCCCGCCGATCCGACCAACCGACGTCGCGTTGGGGACAATCCGTCGCCGGTGTTCTTTAACTGCTCAGGTAAACACGCCGCGTTTTTGGCAGCACAGGTCCACGCGGGCGAACCAACCGATGCGTACCTGGACCCGGACTCCTTCATCCAACAGCGAGTCCGCGAAACGGTCACCGAATACTGCGGTGAAGCCCCCGCCTTCACTGGTATAGATGGGTGCGGGGCTCCCGTTCACGCGGTGTCCCTGACCGCCCTTGCCCGAGGTGTTTCACACGTGACTGCCGGTCGCACCCTTCCGGGTAAAAAATTGGTGCAAGCCGTTTTGGACAATCCCTGGGCTATACAAGGTCAGGGGAAGGCCAACACGGTTGCGATTGAACAGCTGGGCGTGTTCGCTAAGTTCGGCGCCGAAGGTGTGCTGGTCATGGGAACTCGCGAAGGCTACTGCGTGGCAGTCAAAGCACTCGACGGTTCAGGCCGCGCGACAACCTTTGTGGCACTGGAACTCCTGGCGCACATTGGCGCACTGGACGCCCGTGAAGTTCTCAAGGTATTACCTCACGTCAC